In the genome of Cydia strobilella chromosome Z, ilCydStro3.1, whole genome shotgun sequence, one region contains:
- the LOC134754792 gene encoding dolichyl-diphosphooligosaccharide--protein glycosyltransferase subunit STT3A-like: MGAAHRDLAFATRLFSVLRFESVIHEFDPYFNYRTTRYLTEEGFYKFHNWFDDRAWYPLGRIIGGTIYPGLMVTSTTLYNIMQYMNITIDIRNVCVFLAPFFSSLTTIVTYLLTKELKDEGAGLVAAAMITIVPG; the protein is encoded by the exons ATGGGTGCGGCGCACCGTGatcttg CGTTTGCAACACGTCTGTTCTCTGTTCTACGGTTTGAGAGTGTTATTCACGAGTTTGATCCTTACTTCAACTACAGAACTACCAGGTATCTCACCGAGGAAGGTTTTTACAAGTTTCACAACTGGTTTGATGATAGGGCATGGTATCCCTTAGGCCGGATTATTGGTG GCACTATCTACCCTGGTTTGATGGTAACATCCACAACGCTGTACAACATTATGCAGTATATGAACATCACCATTGATATTCGCAATGTGTGTGTGTTCCTTGCACCATTTTTCTCTTCCCTCACAACCATTGTCACATATCTTTTGACTAAAGAACTAAAG GATGAAGGTGCAGGGTTGGTGGCTGCAGCCATGATTACCATTGTGCCGGGCTAA